One window of Kosakonia cowanii JCM 10956 = DSM 18146 genomic DNA carries:
- the glnS gene encoding glutamine--tRNA ligase, protein MSEAEARPTNFIRQIIDEDLASGKHTTVHTRFPPEPNGYLHIGHAKSICLNFGIAQDYNGQCNLRFDDTNPAKEDIEYVESIKNDVQWLGFHWSGDICYSSDYFDKLYSYAVELINKGLAYVDELTGDEIREYRGTLTQPGKNSPYRDRSVEENLALFEKMRAGGFEEGKACLRAKIDMASPFIVMRDPVIYRIKFAEHHQTGNKWCIYPMYDFTHCISDALEGITHSLCTLEFQDNRRLYDWVLDNITIPVHPRQYEFSRLNLEYTVMSKRKLNLLVTDKHVEGWDDPRMPTISGLRRRGYTAASIREFCKRIGVTKQDNTIEMASLESCIREDLNENAPRAMAVIDPVKLVIENYPQGSSEIVTMPNHPNKPEMGTREVPFSGEIWIDRADFREEANKQYKRLVLGKEVRLRNAYVIKAERVEKDAEGNITTIFCSYDAETLSKDPADGRKVKGVIHWVSAQHAQPVEIRLYDRLFSVPNPGAAEDFLATINPESLVIKQGFAEPSLKEAQAGKAYQFEREGYFCLDSRYATADKLVFNRTVGLRDTWAKIGD, encoded by the coding sequence ATGAGTGAGGCTGAAGCCCGCCCGACTAACTTTATCCGCCAGATCATTGATGAAGATCTGGCCAGTGGTAAACACACCACCGTCCATACCCGTTTTCCGCCGGAGCCGAATGGCTACCTGCACATCGGCCACGCGAAATCCATCTGCCTGAACTTCGGTATCGCACAGGACTATAACGGCCAGTGCAACCTGCGTTTCGACGATACCAACCCGGCAAAAGAAGATATCGAGTACGTTGAGTCAATTAAAAATGACGTGCAGTGGTTGGGCTTTCACTGGTCTGGCGACATCTGCTACTCCTCAGACTACTTCGATAAGCTGTATAGCTACGCAGTTGAGCTGATCAATAAAGGCCTGGCCTATGTTGACGAGCTGACCGGCGACGAAATTCGCGAATACCGCGGTACGCTGACGCAGCCGGGTAAAAACAGCCCATATCGCGATCGCAGCGTAGAAGAGAACCTGGCGCTGTTTGAAAAGATGCGTGCGGGTGGTTTTGAAGAGGGTAAAGCCTGCCTGCGTGCGAAAATCGATATGGCTTCGCCATTTATCGTGATGCGCGACCCGGTTATCTACCGTATTAAATTTGCTGAACACCATCAGACCGGCAACAAGTGGTGCATCTACCCGATGTACGACTTTACCCACTGTATCAGCGATGCGCTGGAAGGGATCACCCACTCGCTCTGCACGCTGGAGTTCCAGGATAACCGCCGCCTGTATGACTGGGTGCTGGATAACATCACCATCCCGGTTCATCCGCGCCAGTACGAATTCTCGCGCCTGAATCTCGAATACACCGTGATGTCCAAGCGTAAGCTCAACCTGCTGGTGACTGACAAGCATGTCGAGGGCTGGGACGATCCGCGTATGCCGACCATCTCTGGCCTGCGCCGTCGTGGCTACACCGCTGCTTCTATCCGTGAGTTCTGCAAGCGCATTGGCGTGACTAAGCAGGACAACACCATTGAAATGGCGTCGCTGGAATCCTGCATCCGTGAAGATCTCAACGAAAACGCGCCGCGCGCGATGGCGGTTATCGACCCGGTGAAACTGGTTATCGAAAACTACCCGCAGGGCAGCAGCGAAATCGTCACCATGCCGAACCATCCGAACAAGCCGGAAATGGGCACCCGTGAAGTGCCGTTTAGCGGTGAGATCTGGATCGATCGCGCTGATTTCCGCGAAGAAGCCAACAAGCAGTACAAACGTCTGGTGCTGGGCAAAGAGGTGCGTCTGCGCAACGCGTATGTGATCAAAGCGGAACGCGTTGAGAAAGATGCCGAAGGCAACATCACTACCATTTTCTGCTCTTACGACGCCGAGACGCTGAGTAAAGATCCTGCCGATGGCCGCAAGGTTAAAGGCGTGATCCACTGGGTTAGTGCGCAGCATGCGCAGCCGGTTGAAATTCGTCTCTACGATCGTCTGTTCAGCGTGCCAAACCCGGGCGCCGCCGAGGATTTCCTCGCCACTATCAACCCGGAATCGCTGGTCATTAAGCAGGGTTTTGCAGAGCCATCGCTGAAAGAGGCGCAGGCGGGCAAAGCGTATCAGTTCGAGCGCGAAGGCTACTTCTGCCTCGACAGCCGCTATGCAACCGCGGACAAACTCGTGTTTAACCGCACGGTAGGCCTGCGTGATACCTGGGCAAAAATCGGCGACTGA
- a CDS encoding membrane lipoprotein lipid attachment site-containing protein, whose product MKRILYALVMTTALSGCIPRYATIRPHYEVDVRNPAGEPLPTAMMWVSTGRSPPGYYPAPEEFRADRQGHIDVEKKSQWENMIFFLHGTNFYSWGWCIEAPGYLPRSGRGDEIVSPVILTPTTQDLRCRQAHYADEYLSPEHQ is encoded by the coding sequence ATGAAAAGGATTTTATACGCGCTGGTGATGACGACGGCGCTTAGCGGCTGTATCCCGCGTTACGCAACTATTCGCCCGCATTATGAAGTGGATGTGCGCAATCCGGCCGGAGAGCCGCTGCCAACAGCGATGATGTGGGTCAGCACCGGGCGTTCCCCACCGGGATACTATCCCGCACCGGAGGAGTTCCGCGCCGACAGGCAGGGCCATATTGATGTCGAGAAAAAATCCCAGTGGGAAAATATGATCTTCTTTCTTCACGGCACCAATTTTTACTCCTGGGGCTGGTGTATTGAAGCGCCCGGTTATCTCCCTCGCAGTGGAAGAGGTGATGAGATCGTCAGCCCTGTGATCCTCACGCCGACCACGCAGGATCTCCGCTGTCGGCAGGCACACTATGCGGACGAATACCTTTCTCCTGAGCATCAGTGA
- the chiP gene encoding chitoporin ChiP, with translation MRAFADKRSTLSLAIAAVTAMSGLALPAQAQAGGFIDDSTLAGGVYYWQRERDRKDILDNKYKTNLSHATWNANLDFQSGFAADIFGLDIAAFTAIEMAENGDSAHPNEIAFSASNKAYKERWSGDKSGVSLYKAAAKFKYGALWARAGYIQPTGQTLLAPHWNFMPGTYQGAEAGINNDYGDAGALSVSYMWANGYKAPWHIEMDKFWQNDRQRRVDYLHSLGAKYDFKNNLVLEAAFGQAQGYVDQYFAKASYQLDVANQPLSTSYQFYGARDKVRDRGINDLYDGTAWLQALTFGYTVGPLALRLEGTWVKAEGQQGYFLQRMTPTYASSNGRLDIWWDNRSDFNANGEKALFLGAMYDLASCNLPGWQIGASYAYAWGAKPAEMTVPDAWYYADYRLKESAYSLDAIYTLQEGRAKGTMFKLHFTQYDNHSAIPSYAGGYGNIFQDERDVKLMVIAPFTLF, from the coding sequence ATGCGTGCGTTTGCAGATAAACGGAGTACGCTTTCGCTGGCTATTGCCGCAGTAACCGCCATGTCAGGCCTGGCGCTTCCCGCGCAGGCGCAGGCAGGCGGTTTTATTGATGACTCCACGCTGGCCGGTGGGGTCTATTACTGGCAGCGTGAGCGCGACCGTAAGGATATTCTCGATAATAAATATAAAACGAACCTCTCTCACGCCACGTGGAATGCGAATCTGGATTTCCAGTCAGGCTTTGCAGCAGATATTTTTGGCCTGGATATCGCTGCTTTCACGGCAATCGAAATGGCGGAAAATGGCGATAGCGCTCACCCAAATGAAATTGCTTTCTCCGCCAGTAATAAAGCCTATAAAGAGCGCTGGTCCGGCGACAAGAGCGGAGTCAGCCTCTATAAAGCCGCAGCAAAATTCAAATATGGCGCTCTCTGGGCGCGAGCAGGTTATATTCAGCCCACCGGGCAGACGCTATTAGCGCCGCACTGGAATTTTATGCCGGGCACTTATCAGGGTGCGGAAGCGGGCATTAATAACGATTATGGCGATGCCGGCGCGCTGAGCGTCTCCTATATGTGGGCCAATGGATATAAAGCGCCGTGGCATATCGAAATGGATAAGTTCTGGCAAAACGACAGACAGCGCCGGGTCGATTATCTCCATTCGCTCGGTGCAAAATATGACTTCAAAAACAATCTGGTGCTGGAAGCTGCATTTGGCCAGGCGCAGGGCTATGTCGATCAGTATTTTGCAAAAGCCAGCTACCAGCTTGATGTGGCGAACCAACCGCTCAGCACCAGTTATCAGTTTTATGGTGCCCGCGACAAAGTCCGCGATCGCGGCATTAACGATCTTTACGACGGCACCGCCTGGCTACAGGCACTAACCTTCGGTTACACGGTCGGGCCACTCGCGCTGCGCCTCGAAGGAACATGGGTAAAAGCAGAAGGCCAGCAGGGCTACTTTTTGCAACGCATGACGCCAACCTACGCCTCTTCCAATGGCCGTCTCGATATCTGGTGGGATAACCGCTCCGACTTCAATGCCAACGGCGAAAAAGCGCTCTTCCTGGGGGCGATGTACGATCTGGCGAGCTGCAACTTGCCCGGCTGGCAAATCGGCGCCTCTTACGCCTACGCGTGGGGCGCGAAACCTGCCGAAATGACCGTGCCGGATGCGTGGTACTACGCCGATTATCGTCTGAAAGAGTCCGCTTACAGCCTGGATGCCATCTATACCTTGCAAGAGGGGCGCGCCAAAGGGACGATGTTTAAGCTGCACTTTACCCAGTATGACAACCACTCTGCTATCCCGAGCTATGCCGGTGGTTACGGCAACATTTTCCAGGATGAGCGAGACGTGAAATTGATGGTCATCGCACCGTTTACCCTTTTCTAA